Genomic segment of Eleutherodactylus coqui strain aEleCoq1 chromosome 1, aEleCoq1.hap1, whole genome shotgun sequence:
cctgtgaacttgagatgcagcccaccatgtagcccctcgcctgccctatccgtcactgtgtcattcccatcactttcctgaattgcccagattttcacacatgaaaaccttagcgagcatcggcgaaatacaaaaatgctccggtcgcccattgacttcaatggggttcgttgttcgaaacgaaccctcgagcatcacgggaagttcgttacgaataacgaacacccgaacattttggtgttcgctcatctctagtacttacatAAACTATATGCATGCTGTGTAGTACTTACATAAAGAAAACTTCTTAGCTGGTTCCCAAAGGGAAATCCCATCACTGGTTGGAAGAGAGGAGAGTTGAAATCTATTCTTCTCAAGACATAGGTTATGTCACCAGCACTATCCCCATAGGCAAACAAAGGAACAGCTGGAATGTAAAACATGTAGCAATTTGGTTACCTATATAATGTGAATGACCAATGGATTAGAAGATTATTAAAGGGGGTTGTTTTAGATTAGAAAAATAGTTTGTTTTTCAGAAATAGCCCCTCTTGTCCATAGGATGCatcttgtattgcagctcagttccatttaaatgaatgaagcGGAGCTGAGTAATACAGACAAGAGTCCAAAGTTTGTAGAGAAAGACAGGCTTTTCTTTCTATTCTCAGACAATCCCTTAAAAGACATCTAAAGATACTGAAAGCAAAGCCAcctcacaaatagagatgagcgaacctactcggccacaccccttttttgcccgagcaccgcgattttcaagtacttccgtactcgggcgaaaagattcggagggcgccgtgggtgagtggggggttgcagcagggagtgggggggagagggagagagagagggctccctcctgttctccgttgctaccccccgctccaccacaccttcCCCCGCCcagcggcgccccccgaatcttttcacctgaatacggaagtactcaaaaatcgcggtgctcgatcgagtaattactcgaaacgagtatattcgctcatctctactcacaaaccATTACCTCTGCCACTGGTAGAAGATACTGGGGCTGAGTTAAGCGTAGTGCTTCTTGGAGGGATCCCATATGATGAAGAGTTATCGTTTGGATAGATTGTATTATGAGTAGACACTGTTGACACTGTATCTTCTGCAGTTGTAGAAACAGATATATGAGCTTCTGTCCATGTTTTGGTGGAGATTTCATTATATGTACTGCTGTGTTGGGGGGTGGTTAGAATTTCATAGCTCACGTTAGATGTTTCAGATGGGTAGACAGGTATAGATATATAATTAGATAATGAACTTTGCTTCATAGGGGAGACGGATAAGGTATGCAAAGGTTTGCTGGTCTGGAAGGCAGTATGAATGGCTGTTGAAGGGTGGAGATCTGAGACAACCTTAAATGTACTGCTTCCACTACTGTCTACAGATGAAGTAAAGTCTTTCTCGATAGATGCTAAAGTTGGAAGACTTGTGGTTTTATTAACATAACTCGTGGTTGATGTACTTTTCTCAGTATGAACTGAAGACGAGGCAGACATCTTATTACTAGTTATAACACTATCTGTAATGCTGGGTTGAGTTTCCTTAGAAAATAGCCGTGGTATTAAAGTGGTAAAATGTATTGAAATATGAGACTCGTGAGATGTTACAAATTTCAGGGGGTTAGAAGTCATAGCAGGGCTATCAGCGAGTCCTAAATTTGTCTCATTGTTTCTCCTAGTATTTCCAGTCAAGTGTGTAACAGTTGGTTGACTACTTGCTTGATTTGTATATGTAACATTTTGTCTTTTGTTTATTGCTCCCACCGAGTACATCACATTTGGTAAAGTAATTGTTGAAGTTTTTGATAGTGAAACATTTGATGGTCCATTAATAGTCTCTTCTGATTGAGTAACATTTGGTTTATTATGTGTAATTCCTTTTGGGTGTGTATCCTCTtgtgtttttcttctttcctctgAGAATATGCCATATGAACTTATTGTAACAGTTGAATTTGTAACATATATTCTTTCACTTAACGGTATATTGGATGTTTCACCTGAAATTGTCGATGCTTCTTCTAAATATTCAGCTTCTTGCCCATTGCTCGTTGTTTCGTCTGATTTTGTAGTAATTGCTGTGGCTTCTGTAACTCTACGAATGGTTACTTTTGAATGTATAATGTCTTGCCATGTACTTTTTGATGCTATTAAGTCTGTAAAATGAGGACTTTTACTTGATGTGCTTTCTGATTGTGTGACATTTTGCCTTTTACTTGCTGTTTGTAATTGTGTTATCTGTGGCATTCTAGTTGTAGTTTCCCCTAATTGTGTAGTGTGTAATCCTTTCGTTGTTGTTTTTTCTATATTTGTTGTACCTGGCCTTGTGCTTGCTTCGGAAATTGCAATATTTGAATATTCACTTGGTGTATATTTAATGAGTGTATTATGTACAGATTGATGCGCTTTATCTGAATTTGCTCTTGCATGCCTTGCTCCTTCTGAGTAGTTGATTGTTTCTTTAGAGTGTGTAACTTCTggacttttactttttttatctGAGTATGTAATATCTTCACTTGAAAGCAGAGTAATTCCTGTGAATGTACTCATTATTTCTGAGGTTGTAGCCTGATTTCTAGTAGATCCTTCTGGTTGAGTGGCATCTTTCCTCACACTTGCTGATTCTTGTAATTGTATTACTTTTGGTATTTTACTAACTTCCTCTAGGTTTGTTACATCTTTCATTTCACTTGCTTGCTCTGTACCAGTAATGTCTTGACCTTTCAATGTTGTTCCTTCTGAAGATAAATTATCTTGCCTGCTTGATATTCTTTTTTCTGAGTATGTGACGTCTTGAGATTTGCTCATGGTGTTGTCAGAGTATGTAAAATCTGGTACTTGACTTGTTATGTCTCTTGAGTAGATACCATCTGACTTCATGCTCAATGatatttctgcatttttaacattcTCTGACCTTGCACTTGTTTCTTCTGAAAATGTAACATTTAATCTTCTACCTGTTGTCCATGCTGAAAAAGTAGTCATCGGATTTGCACTCAATGAAACGTCTGTGTTTGGAAGACGTGAAGTTTTATTTGACGTTATTCCTGATTGTGTGCCATCCTTACTCTTAACCCTTGTTATTTGTAATTGTGCAGCTTGCTGCTCCCTACTTGTATCTCTTAATTGTGTATCATGCTGCATACTACGAATATCTCCTAAAAGTGTGACATTTGGCCTTGAACTGAGGTTTGGGACATCTGTACTTTCAGTTATTGTTTCACCAGAGTATGTAGCAACTGGCCTGCTTGTTCCTGCTAAGTATGTACCCTCTTCAGCGTTACTTGTTTCATCTGCAAATGTACTATTTGTCCTGTTAGTTGTTGGCTGAACTAAGAATTTGGCTTCTGACTTTGTACTCACTAATACTGTAGTCACATCTTCATTATTCCTTGATGTTTCTTCTGAATGTGCGTCATCGTGCATTTCACTTGTAATTTGAAATTGTGTAAGATTTggcattttagttgttttttgaaaGTTTGTAATATTTGCATGTTTCGTCCATGCACTTGTTTCTTTTACAACATTTGGCCTTTTAAATGTTGTTCCTACCGAGAAGAAACGGTCAAGGCTCTTAGATGTTCTTCCTCCTGAGTGTGCAAGATCTGTCATTTTGCTCACGGTATTTTCCGAATATGTAACATCTAGCCTTGTAGAAGGTGCATTTGTTATACCTTCTAAGTGCATGTCCTCTGATCGCttgctccctgttatctctctgctTGTAACTATGTATTTTCCTGTCACATTAGCTGGTCTACTTTCTATTTCTTTTGCTTGCAAGCTATCTATGTGTTTGCTTGTTTCTTGCAATAAAGTAGAGTCTGTCTTTGAAGTACTTTTGTCATCTTGTTTGGTAAGATCCAGATGTCTACTTGTGTCTTCCGATTGTGTGGTAAGTGGCTTTTCACTTGTTTTTTCTAAGTATATTAGATCAGGGCTTCTACGTGTGCCTGCTGAGTATGTACTGCCAGGATTTATATTGACGGATACCCCTAAGTTTGTAATTTGTGGTGTTTTATTTGATCCTCTTTCTGACTGAGTGATATATCCACTAATTCTTGGTGTTACCTGTGAATGTCTTGTGGTTTCTTTTAATAATGGAACATCAGGCCTTGAACTTTTTTCCTTTGGAACATCTGTGTGTTTAATAATTGTTTCTTCAAAGTCTGGAATATCTGTTGCTGTACTTATAGCTTTAACTGAATGTATAAAACTTGGCCTTATTGTCATCATTTCTTCTGAATATGGAACTGCTGGCATTTTGCTCACTGATTTTGGGGGGTATGTAACATCTAGGATTTTACCTGTTTCGGCAGAGTTACTACTATGTGACTTCTTAGATGTTTTTCTTGACAAATTGTAAGTCCACTTATATGCACTATTTTCTGTGTGTGTAAAATCTGGAATTTGACTTGTATTTTCAGATAATGAAAAATGTGGCCCATTACGTGATGTCATTCCATGCGTGTTTGTCATTTCTTTGTCTGTAGTACTAGAATCTTTATTTTTTGCTCTTTCTTCTGAATTTGTACCAACCGTATTTTTTCTTGTTACTTCAGAATAAGCGATGTCTGTTCTAGTACTTGTTTTCTTGTCTGGGTAAAGAGTGTAAGGTCTTGTACCTACTAATTCTAGATATGTAACATTTGGACTTGTATGCAATATTTCTCCATGGTATGAAACATCCGGTGATTTACTTGATATCTTTTCGAATTGTGTGATATTATGCCTTCTGCTTATTGTCGTCTGTAATTGTGTAACTTTGGAGCGTGTATCATCTGCATTACTAAATATTTTCATAGAATGTGTAACATTAAgagttttatttagcattttttcaGAGAAGGTAAAAACTGGAACTGCACTTGTTTCTTTGGAATGTCTCATATCATCCATGCTGCTTGCAGTTTCtcctgtatttatggtatgaattATGCTTGTAAAATCTTGAAATTGTCTTTCCTCTGTGCTTTCAGTATTATTCAGTATTTTATGTGTCGTTATATCTGAGTATGTTACATAGGGGATTTTGCTGACTGTTTCTCTTGAATATGTAAACTTTGGATTTTCACTTTTTGTGCCTGAATATGTAACATCTAGTCTTGCGCTTGTTTGTACTCCTGACTGTGTTACACTTTGTGCTTCTTGATTTGTAGAATACGGATTATTCCTTGAGGCTTCAGTTGAGCTTGTAACATTTCTTATGTATGTACCATTAATGCTCCTACTCATTGTTTCCTCAGAGCTTGTTTCTTCATCTGGATATGTTCCAGTTGAACTTGTGGAATTTAGGACTGTAATGGCGAACTGACTTTGTGAAGTATCAATAATATGGCTATTACTTGTCATATGTGATGTATCCAATGTATTACTTGCATGCTTTGTTGCAAGCATGTTTAAAGCTGTATGACCTGTAGCCTTCATTTCACGGCTAGTCACCCAGCTTGTATTTTGAGCTGTATTAGTCACATACATCATTGCAACTTTAGATGTCACATCTGAAAGATTAGTTCCAGTATCTACTTCTTGAGCCTCTGGGTATGTTGAAGGTATTGGAGAAACAGAGGAATTGCCTGTAAAGGCAGATGAGATTATTTCTGATTTGGATGTAGTAGATCTGCTCTCTGTCATTAATCTAGGGAAATATAACTGTGTGTATTTAATTCCATTTGTTGTCTGATTTTCAAAGTCTGATGTGAGTGAATAACTAATATTGGAACTCGAAGTGTTTTCTTGTGCTGAATTGCTTAATGCAGTAATCACTTGAAAAGGGAGTGATGAGGATCTTCTTGTGATAGAAGATGTGTTAATTTCAgctaaagatgatgatgatgatgtaaaTTGGGTGGTTCTGGATGAGGAGTTAAATGAAATATTTGTGCTTATTTCGGAGCTGTTGGTGGTTGAGTACATTGGAGATGCAGTTTGATGATCACCTGAATTTGTACTCTGAATATCAGATTTTGTTGTTAGCACATGGTCATCTTCTACAGTAGAACTTAAGGTCTTTGGTCTAGTTTGTGTAGGCAAACTGCTGTTCACTGTGTTATAGCTTGTTGCAGAAGTCACCAAAGTATTACTATTTTCATAGCTAGCTGTAGTGAGATTAGTGTTGGTTCGTGTTGTAGCAGATGTTACACTTTCCAAGTTGCCATATGTAAAGTGGTTGGGAAGAGTGGAGGTCATTGAAAAAACTGAGGAGGTAGAAATAGCACCCCTGGTGATTGGTACAGAAGACCTAAATTCTTCAAAATGCGTAGCTGTGCTTTCTGTATTTGACTCTTTCCGTATTGTAGATGTTTTCAAGTTGTCATGTGGATTACTGGTAACTGCTGACCTTGCGTTCAAAGCGTATACTGTTATTTTATTAGACACTAGGGGAGTACTTGTATCCACCCCTGAAATTCTATTTGGGTTTGTAGAAGTGGAATGTTGTATATAACGATCTGTGAGTGAAGCAAAAGAAGAAGTCATTATTTCTGTGTGTAATATAGGAAAATTGTCTTTTCCAAACATAAGTGGCCTAAATGTGCTATGAGACTGTAGGTTTTCTGCTGTTTCTGGCTTCAAGTTGCTTGTTGGTTTCGAAAATTCTAATGCTACAACATTGTTGTTTTGTGTTACCCTTGTACTCCTCATTGATGCTACATTCCAGTCAGTAGAAGCCCGGGCACCTGGTATTGGGGATTTGGTAGTATCACTTTGTATTGCATTTGTCTCAGGAGGCTGTGATGCTACATTTGTGGGTATTTTAGTTACAGGGTTGCTTAATGTATGTGATTGGGCAGTAGAATGGATATTGCTATTAGACCAACTGTACAGTGGTTCTGTTGCTTCTATGACAGAACTAGTTTCTGTATTTTCATTGGTAGAAATTAGGTTTAGATTTGATGCTTTACTGAACCTTTCACTGACTTTACTTTCAGAAACAGATTGACTGGATGTGTTCAGTGAGCGGACTGAGATATCCAGTATTGGTAAGGATACAATATTGTTTCCagaagtagtagtagtagtatccaTATCTGATGGTGACAGAGTAGCAGATGGGGTAGATGTGGATGTCTCTGTGATACTTATGATTGATCCTGAGGTTGTTCCTTTAGGAATTAAAACCTTATTTGCTGAGATTCTCCTGTCTATCAAAATTGAACTTGCTTCAGGCTTAACTGATGTTATAGATATTTCATGTGTAGATATTGGTGGTGTTGAGGATGTAAGAGCTGCGTTCTGTCCTTTTTCTGTAGACTGTCCAGTTCTCGAAGCCTGAGGTATAATTTTCAAGGTCTGAAAAGTAATCTTATTGGATGAAACAGTAGAAATATCCGTAGAGTCTGCTGGAGATGCCAATGATACTTCAGAAACAACTTGAGGAGATGCTGTAGTTTCTTCAGAAGTTACTGAGATAACCTTATTTGCATGAGTATTGACCACAGAATGGTAACTCCTATTTATGCCTTGTGTGGGTGTTTTGTCTGTCATTACAGTTGTAATAAGGTTTTCAGATAGTGTATTAAGAGACCCCTTGAATGCTGAAAATGTATATTGTTCAGAAGAGGTCATCATTGCCTGTAATGAACTACTTGTTTGCGCAGTAGAAGATGATTTCTCTTGTGTTCTATAGGTATCAGACAAATATGTTGTAGATTCACCAAATGAAGTCATTTTAGGTATTTCGAAGTTAGTATGATACAAGGTTTCAGAGTCTGCAGTGTTTGTAATGTTTTCACTTTTTGATGTTAAGCCTGTAAACTCACTTGCTACTATGTCAGAAACCTTGGATGATGTCTTAAACATGGAAGATGCTGTTACGTTCTCTGATAAAGTACCGTTTTTCAGTATATTCATCGAAATATTAGAGATAGTTGATAAGTTTACTCCCATGTTATTTTCAGAGGTCAAAAACACAGTGTTGATAGGAGAAACACTTGAAGAAATTCTATTTTGCCAGGATGGTGATATAGTTGAAGTATACACTTCAGATTCTGCTTTTAAGGATGTCACCTCAGATACAACTGTGCTTTCAGTTGTGACTTGTTGAAGCCTTGATTCTTGACTTGAAAACATGGATGATCTCAGGATTATTGATGGAGTAATTGCTGTTGCGTCTGTTCCTTCGCCTTTATATTTCAACATGTTTTGGCTTGCCATTTTAGAATCCGAAGTTTCAGTAGTTGATATTTTAGATCTAGTGGTTGACTGTCTCTCAAACACAGTAGTCCTATTTATTGTTGCAATTTCTCCACTGTTTTTAATTGACTCTGATGGAACTTCTGAGGATGTAACATTGGCCAAAGTAAATGTGAGTGTGTTTGTTGATGAACCTAGTTTACTTATTCCAGAATTAGTTCCTTTAATTGAAGTTATTGGAGATAATAAAGTAGTTACTTCACTTGATGTAATATCATGCAAAATTCTGGTTACCAAAGTAGAACTGTGTTGTCCATTTCGTGTGTTGGCATTTGATGTTTTAAGGTACAAAGTAGATAAATGTGTAGTTTCAGGTTTGCTTTTGTTAGTACTATATCCTGTAGCTGATACTATAGCCGGTGTTACACTTGGAACGAAGGTCACAGTAGACGTGTAATAGTCAACATTTGTTGCTGAACTTCCAGGTATTTCTTGGGAAGATTTTGCAAGCCTTGCCTCAGTATGTGATAGCTGACTTGTAGACTGAACAATATGGGCTGTGGTTGAGTTTGTTACATTTCCTAATTTGGAGACTTTCAGATTTGCACTAGAAGTGATTCCATTTATTTGTATACTTGTCGTGGATCCATTCATTATATGAGATGTCATCTGGCCAATTGCTGAAGAAGTGGTACTTAATAAAGTAGATTGAGTTTCTGAAACGAAATCAAATAGAGTTTGAGATTTCATGGATATTACAGTCCTGGCTGAAATAGGAATACATGTAATGGGTACAACAGTACTGCTAGAAATGTGATAAAATAGGAATAGCAACAAATAGCAGCAAAAAGTACCTTAAATATCCCTACAATAATGTAAAAGAACCAATCTATTGTAATATTAAGGGGGAGTTATTAATAGTTGTGTTccaaaataaaatacaatttctcaagctgtgattggttgctatgggcaacaacatCCAACTGTCTAACCTACTGTTAGATGGTTTTGCTAAttgaggcccaaaaagttttattctgcagcagctgtcCATAGGGAGATATGTGACAAAATAACCTTCAATGAAGACAGGAGAGCGTTTTGTGTCTTTGATTTTCATGCCTACCAGTCTTTTCCATTGATATCACATTTATGTATCTTAgcgtcattaaatgtgagttatgagtgtttcgaATTTGACATCTCTATTTGTGAAAGGTACAATCAACATGAAAACTGTTCAACGGAACCCTTGAgactgtacagatgtagcagtgctaacCTTGATCACTGGTATTCTTCTTTGCACGTGGTGCAATGATCTCTATGCGTTTTGTGTAGAGTGGCCGTTGCCAATCACTCTGAATGGCCAAATTGCTATACAGATAACATAGGCATGCTACATTAATGCCATAGCATGCCAGCATAAACCCAGTGCTGCTTGCCATGTTTGTATATCGAAAATGTCTCTCAGATTTCTCCCACCTGTCTCACAGTTGACACCTGTCCATCCAGGTAAACAGGAACAGCTGTAACTTCCTGGAGTATTAATACATGTCCGATGCTTGCAAGGGCTGGATGCACAttcatctatatctacaaaaGAGGCCTGTTAAAGTATATTATGCAAATACACATACGGATAAGTCCTGAAATTAAAGAAGTCATTTCGCAGAAACTTGATTTTGAGTTTTAAACTGAAACAAATAATTCCACTCAGAATCAATACCAACCAGGAGAACTAAAAGTGGGCAAAACCAGTATGGGAGATATTTTCTGGATATCATGTAAATATGTTATAAACATAGCTTACTGCAACTCAAAGCCAATAGAAATCAGTATCTGATATTTACTGAATTCCTCAGCAGCAGTATATCTTTATGTAAATGATATAGGCTCTTGCACACTAATATTAATATTCCATTCGACTACTTCCTTATAAATTTGATAGAGATGAAATTGGACATGGAGATATAGGAATAAGAGAATAGAGTTAATATAATCAGTTGTCATAAATAAAGCACATATTTAGCTTCATCTGGAAGGTGTGTTTCTGATTCGTAAGACCTCCTGACCCTGGCTTCTATAAAGTAAACTACCCAACGTCACATAATTCACAGCTGAAACCAGAAACACAGGAGAAGTGGAACCCATGGACCAAACCACTGCAGGTACCACCAAGGAGTGCTCAAACACTCATCTATATCTGAAAGAAAATAACTTTATCATCATAAAGTCTTCAAAGTTCACAAGTAAAATATTTAGATTGCATTTAGAATCAATGCAGGAttcagaaagatagatagataaatatgagatagatagatagacccaCTTTTAATATTGAATAAGACCCACTTATTGCATAATTTTGGACCCACTTTTGATATTGCATAAGAAAATTGTGGCCAATTTACTTGGATTGGCATTTCGTACGCCCAGATAtgagcaacaaatgtattaaccctttccaatccactgtctgacgttttcagacattctgattgaaggctgtacagcttcgatgtcagaagacatccggcagggtattcttactgtatattactgtccgctttGTTgttggggacctctccagcatgtcccatactgcaatactggctctagccagcagatgtcgccattgtgtaatggcagaaagagaacccCCCCAAGAAACCCTGAATcggaaattggattgcaaagaagaACAAGCCTCTTAATATGTTTGTCTCATCTGGTCGCAGTTCTGTACACCAGATGAAAACTTATGCCAGCTACAATCTAGATTAGCTTTTTGCTATAATCTATGCAGTTTATGGTGtagataaaataataaaagtgatgCCCTTCCCCTTAAAACTGGTCACCATTCGCTTCTTAAAAAACTGCCAGCTTGCCGCATAAATGCCAAAAAAGTCATAAACTTGTGAATTTTAGATGATAGAATTCTGTTTTTTTACATGAATATCTAATATTTTTACACTTGAAATGTTCCCATTATAATTGGGAGGGATTTAGCTAAAAACTTGTTTTTACAGTAGCCTAATCTATGTTCGACATGGTAATCCCATGCAGGGAAGAGCCGTGTCCTGAATGTCAGATGATGTCCAGGACAGCAACAAGCAGAGAAGCCTCTGTTTTCAACAATTTGACCCCTTAAATCTT
This window contains:
- the LOC136627389 gene encoding mucin-4-like isoform X2, which translates into the protein MTNTHGMTSRNGPHFSLSENTSQIPDFTHTENSAYKWTYNLSRKTSKKSHSSNSAETGKILDVTYPPKSVSKMPAVPYSEEMMTIRPSFIHSVKAISTATDIPDFEETIIKHTDVPKEKSSRPDVPLLKETTRHSQVTPRISGYITQSERGSNKTPQITNLGVSVNINPGSTYSAGTRRSPDLIYLEKTSEKPLTTQSEDTSRHLDLTKQDDKSTSKTDSTLLQETSKHIDSLQAKEIESRPANVTGKYIVTSREITGSKRSEDMHLEGITNAPSTRLDVTYSENTVSKMTDLAHSGGRTSKSLDRFFSVGTTFKRPNVVKETSAWTKHANITNFQKTTKMPNLTQFQITSEMHDDAHSEETSRNNEDVTTVLVSTKSEAKFLVQPTTNRTNSTFADETSNAEEGTYLAGTSRPVATYSGETITESTDVPNLSSRPNVTLLGDIRSMQHDTQLRDTSREQQAAQLQITRVKSKDGTQSGITSNKTSRLPNTDVSLSANPMTTFSAWTTGRRLNVTFSEETSARSENVKNAEISLSMKSDGIYSRDITSQVPDFTYSDNTMSKSQDVTYSEKRISSRQDNLSSEGTTLKGQDITGTEQASEMKDVTNLEEVSKIPKVIQLQESASVRKDATQPEGSTRNQATTSEIMSTFTGITLLSSEDITYSDKKSKSPEVTHSKETINYSEGARHARANSDKAHQSVHNTLIKYTPSEYSNIAISEASTRPGTTNIEKTTTKGLHTTQLGETTTRMPQITQLQTASKRQNVTQSESTSSKSPHFTDLIASKSTWQDIIHSKVTIRRVTEATAITTKSDETTSNGQEAEYLEEASTISGETSNIPLSERIYVTNSTVTISSYGIFSEERRKTQEDTHPKGITHNKPNVTQSEETINGPSNVSLSKTSTITLPNVMYSVGAINKRQNVTYTNQASSQPTVTHLTGNTRRNNETNLGLADSPAMTSNPLKFVTSHESHISIHFTTLIPRLFSKETQPSITDSVITSNKMSASSSVHTEKSTSTTSYVNKTTSLPTLASIEKDFTSSVDSSGSSTFKVVSDLHPSTAIHTAFQTSKPLHTLSVSPMKQSSLSNYISIPVYPSETSNVSYEILTTPQHSSTYNEISTKTWTEAHISVSTTAEDTVSTVSTHNTIYPNDNSSSYGIPPRSTTLNSAPVSSTSGRAVPLFAYGDSAGDITYVLRRIDFNSPLFQPVMGFPFGNQLRSFLYYTDNGQIIFPLSKSSIFSYPNPPANGFTADYNVATIAVFWDDADFSKNVGTTYYKEYIKCSSGNESFITEVEEMISRYMNTSYTAQWTLKITWDKVLAYPAKDDDSQTNTYQAVLTTDGFVSYILMLYKDGGMNWDVSNHLSEVVIGYSSGISNNFFKNDDIMRRPAYEKYRPSNYVGYNSDMTGLWLYTLNSNAVNNSRMKCLDWYATQPSASQWNASLLSCPCLYQQGCADFRYRTTKAVLAQSPAVRMLRPTFPSNFGAGIRCLYNLKNNFLEGFQERTWTFAPVVPDEEVLSQEWCCNEVDDPQFCEMYREKRPSVNCWDYTPLSSGWMFGDSHITTLDGLNYTFNGFGDFMLLNASDTGISVILQGRTIQTGTAMATNFQAFVVQYISNTTNVKVEWYLSKGVINTYINGHAVNFSYSADINAKINNSNPGVFLLNDGSITATFEGLLSVSVSAYAKILNAIVILPSQFLNKTMGLLGVWNWYMSDDLMRPDGSYISIKSREEDIFNYGKSWEVTQDSLFTINQSRPIPSNFTPVFFNELISTNMGKYLDVSSACANNKECIYDALSSGSETIGLQALKMFTDFQSLNITLNLMPPKIIGASNIRAFLMESVQKLYKAHGAGTTFTAYTSIHLNVTETGLVTWAPSSTHDFTFQLEAIDSYNVSSFFFIKFIVCSCRVSSECDYKQITRINSSSLYVANCNCIDNYTGIFCQQHINPCTQGCYNNVSCDPLKGCGPCPAGLSGDGLHCSDFDECSQTPCSPNAVCTNTLKGYNCTCKQGFTGNGTHCEDRNKCLTNPCSPNATCTNTKSGYLCSCNKGFLGDGLHCDDVNECLNNPCSSNAYCSNTLGSFVCSCNAGYTGNGYKCTISCGPCDPDYCGNGQPCRRDGSTCAQKCSCHPMFSDDRCLEAGNTYIPEAAENTPQRTLHLRMSSRVNLTAEEANHTVAEFMRRLPVNRFVNISHFRIYPYVNSIYHISLTSTFTYNGNISIITFLNEQLISAIRHLIYSGSPNVLRKAGIGNITFERVRDGQYYTVDQLEPYFTCSLYGYLLYTLNKESFTCESQCKTTCQNNATCVHMKDEIICRCNNFSIYSTSGTHCENLSMNLNAFFGILFGSLAFLFLLLLGIGLCVCYCQKRYYQEKDAESCINENIFQKKPSILSFKIRRPTIPDVIVAPEEPSLVRWSPYVDNELSGIYRIHSFPR